A portion of the Thermosediminibacter oceani DSM 16646 genome contains these proteins:
- a CDS encoding aldehyde dehydrogenase family protein: MVDEKVVEAIAKRIIEELNLCESGSSGGESREELGIFDNLDDAVEAASQAQKRFAALDLEKREEIIQAIREACLNNARYLAELTVNETGIGRVEDKIVKNILAAKKTPGTEDLRPSCWTGDHGLTLVEMAPVGVIGSITPVTNPVATVINNSISMLAAGNAVVFNPHPSAKRSSNKAVEIINEAIMKVGGPRHLVNSVAEPTIETAKALMAHPKVNLVSVTGGKAVVSEALRSGKKVIGAGAGNPPVVVDETADIVKAAHDIYCGASFDNNLPCIAEKELIAVEAVADMLLERLAREGAYILRGKDVEKITEVVFDENHRINKKLVGKDASFILEQIGIQVGKDVRLVVVPVNPEHPLVHHEQLMPVLPFVRVPNIQEAVELAVRAEGGNRHTAVMHSKNVDNMTNFARAIQTTIFVKNAPSYAGIGFGGEGYATFTIAGPTGEGLTSARTFTRQRRCVLVDAFRII, from the coding sequence ATGGTCGACGAAAAGGTTGTGGAGGCCATAGCAAAGAGAATCATAGAGGAATTGAATTTGTGCGAATCCGGCTCTTCTGGAGGAGAATCAAGAGAAGAGCTTGGGATCTTCGATAACCTGGACGATGCGGTAGAGGCGGCGTCTCAGGCTCAAAAGAGGTTCGCTGCCCTGGACCTTGAAAAGAGGGAGGAGATTATTCAGGCCATAAGGGAAGCGTGCCTGAACAACGCCAGGTACCTTGCCGAGCTGACTGTGAATGAGACGGGGATAGGGCGTGTCGAGGATAAAATTGTAAAAAATATTTTGGCCGCGAAAAAGACCCCGGGGACGGAAGACCTAAGACCCTCCTGCTGGACGGGGGACCACGGGCTAACCCTTGTCGAGATGGCCCCTGTAGGAGTCATTGGCTCTATAACTCCCGTTACGAATCCGGTGGCCACGGTAATCAATAACTCGATCAGCATGCTGGCGGCGGGGAACGCTGTGGTGTTCAATCCGCACCCCTCGGCCAAGCGCAGTTCCAACAAGGCCGTGGAGATAATAAACGAGGCCATCATGAAAGTGGGAGGCCCGAGGCACCTCGTCAATTCCGTCGCCGAGCCGACGATAGAGACCGCAAAAGCCCTGATGGCTCACCCCAAGGTCAATCTCGTCAGCGTGACCGGGGGCAAGGCGGTGGTGAGCGAGGCTTTGAGGTCCGGCAAGAAGGTCATAGGAGCCGGTGCGGGCAATCCCCCCGTCGTCGTCGACGAGACGGCGGATATCGTAAAGGCCGCCCATGATATTTACTGCGGCGCCAGCTTTGACAATAACCTCCCCTGCATAGCCGAGAAAGAACTGATAGCGGTGGAGGCCGTGGCCGACATGCTTCTGGAGCGGCTGGCCAGGGAAGGAGCATATATACTCAGGGGGAAGGATGTAGAAAAAATAACGGAAGTTGTGTTCGATGAAAATCATAGGATAAACAAAAAGCTGGTGGGTAAAGATGCCTCGTTTATCCTGGAGCAGATCGGCATCCAGGTCGGTAAGGATGTGAGGCTGGTAGTGGTTCCCGTGAATCCGGAGCACCCGCTGGTTCATCACGAACAGCTTATGCCGGTACTGCCCTTCGTCCGGGTCCCCAATATCCAGGAGGCGGTAGAGTTGGCCGTCAGGGCTGAGGGCGGAAACAGGCATACGGCCGTAATGCATTCCAAAAATGTGGATAATATGACAAATTTCGCCAGAGCCATACAGACCACGATCTTTGTGAAAAATGCGCCTTCATACGCGGGGATAGGTTTCGGCGGGGAGGGATATGCGACCTTTACCATAGCAGGACCTACCGGCGAAGGGCTGACTTCCGCCAGAACCTTCACGCGGCAGAGAAGGTGCGTGCTGGTCGATGCCTTCCGAATCATATAG
- a CDS encoding cob(I)yrinic acid a,c-diamide adenosyltransferase: protein MRIYSKTGDGGKTGLLGGGRVAKHNIRVEAYGTVDEAVAFIAFARCNARTQRTRDLLLKVEGELFKLAAELACPQPEEILKETISDDDVAWLERTIDEISGEISFKNDFVLPGPYASSSSLHMARTVVRRAERQVVGLSAQERIRPVILRYLNRLSDFLYILSLYEEMGEVIRRSVEELKDRLAGGEFCSAGKVGSMDLETSLKMIEKAEKKAKEIGRPVCVAVVDAGGGLVAFHRMDGALPVSAELAVNKAFTAVMLRMETSRLSKLARPEGELYGINTACGGRIVTFGGGIPVFYGKILAGGIGVSGGTVEEDEIIAKAGLAAVTNLGR, encoded by the coding sequence ATGAGAATTTACTCGAAAACGGGAGACGGCGGAAAGACCGGCCTTCTGGGGGGCGGAAGGGTTGCAAAACATAACATCAGGGTAGAAGCCTACGGGACCGTTGACGAAGCGGTAGCTTTCATCGCTTTCGCCCGCTGCAACGCCCGCACTCAAAGGACCAGGGATTTGCTGTTGAAAGTCGAAGGGGAACTCTTCAAATTGGCGGCTGAACTGGCCTGCCCCCAGCCGGAGGAGATTTTGAAAGAGACCATCTCAGATGATGACGTAGCGTGGCTGGAGAGGACCATCGATGAAATTTCGGGGGAAATCAGCTTTAAAAACGACTTTGTACTGCCCGGGCCATACGCGTCTTCGTCGTCGCTGCATATGGCGAGAACGGTGGTCAGAAGGGCCGAAAGGCAGGTTGTCGGGCTTTCGGCGCAAGAAAGAATAAGGCCTGTGATTTTAAGGTACCTGAACAGGCTGTCCGATTTTCTCTACATCCTCTCCCTGTACGAAGAGATGGGAGAGGTGATCCGAAGGTCTGTGGAAGAATTGAAAGACAGGCTGGCGGGCGGGGAGTTTTGCAGCGCGGGAAAGGTGGGGAGTATGGACCTGGAGACATCCCTTAAAATGATCGAGAAAGCCGAAAAGAAGGCAAAAGAAATAGGAAGGCCGGTGTGCGTGGCTGTTGTGGATGCGGGGGGCGGATTGGTAGCCTTCCACAGGATGGACGGTGCCCTGCCCGTAAGCGCGGAACTCGCTGTAAACAAAGCTTTTACGGCCGTCATGCTCAGGATGGAGACATCCCGGCTCTCGAAGCTTGCCCGGCCTGAAGGAGAATTGTACGGGATTAACACAGCCTGCGGCGGGAGAATAGTGACCTTCGGTGGAGGCATTCCCGTTTTTTACGGCAAAATACTGGCCGGAGGCATCGGCGTAAGCGGTGGGACGGTAGAGGAGGACGAAATTATAGCCAAAGCCGGCCTCGCGGCGGTAACCAACCTTGGGAGGTGA
- a CDS encoding glycerol dehydratase reactivase beta/small subunit family protein codes for MRAYEEIKPAVVIYCEDENAGSAYLNRICEGLEEEGVPFEVVIKSGDEPEFMAQNAARDSRIGIGIFLGRDGTCLLQHTKMPYNMPVMKIHGRLASAGDYRRLGANAARLAKNVPLSF; via the coding sequence ATGAGAGCTTACGAAGAGATAAAGCCCGCGGTGGTCATATACTGCGAGGACGAAAACGCCGGCAGTGCATACTTGAACCGGATATGCGAAGGTCTGGAGGAAGAAGGAGTTCCCTTTGAAGTAGTAATAAAATCCGGGGATGAGCCGGAGTTTATGGCCCAGAACGCTGCCAGGGACTCCAGGATAGGGATAGGCATTTTTCTCGGCAGGGACGGAACCTGCCTTCTGCAGCATACAAAAATGCCCTACAACATGCCCGTAATGAAAATTCACGGGAGATTGGCATCAGCCGGCGATTACAGGCGGTTGGGGGCGAATGCAGCGCGGCTCGCCAAGAACGTGCCGTTAAGCTTTTAA
- a CDS encoding diol dehydratase reactivase subunit alpha, with protein MIIAGVDIGNSTTEIALARIVNNRPEFIASGIAKTTGIKGTEDNILGIRLALESAVKKAGIDMKEVKLLRLNEATPVISDVAMEAITETVITESTMIGHNPSTPGGVGVGVGITTPIFGLNSRHPGEKVIPVIPKNVDFEDAAKMINDALLRGVDVQGAIVQKDDGVLISNRLTKKIPIVDEVSLIEKVPLNMPACIEVAEPGFTIKTLSNPYGIASVFNLTPEETKNIIPIARALIGNRSAVVIKTPRGDVKERKIPAGQIKLKGRNGTLVVDLEEGADKVMQALEQVWPLVDVEGTPSTNVGGLIARVKEVMGQVTYQDMRKIKIQDILAVDVLVPQRVTGGIAEEFFTEDAVAVAAMVKSSKLPMEKIAEKVERELNIPVEIAGVEANMAVLGALTTPGTDVPVAVLDLGGGSTDAAFMNRKKEVVSIHMAGAGEMVNMIIAAELGLSDRQLAEDIKRYPVAKVESLFSIRMEDGTVRFFEKPLDPQTFARVCLLKEGSLVPLPPDLQLEKVRQVRRKAKQKVFVSNAVRALSKVAPSGNLRLIDFVIMVGGSALDFEIPEMISEALAGYGIVAGRGEIRGSEGPRNAVATGLVLSGWEGKP; from the coding sequence ATGATTATCGCAGGTGTCGACATCGGCAACAGCACCACGGAAATAGCCCTGGCGAGGATAGTAAATAACAGGCCGGAATTTATAGCCAGCGGCATCGCAAAGACCACCGGGATTAAAGGTACGGAAGACAACATCCTGGGGATCAGGCTCGCCCTGGAAAGCGCCGTCAAAAAGGCCGGGATAGATATGAAAGAAGTAAAACTGCTGCGGTTGAACGAGGCTACGCCGGTGATATCCGATGTCGCCATGGAGGCCATCACCGAAACGGTGATTACCGAATCGACCATGATAGGGCATAATCCGTCGACACCGGGGGGAGTTGGGGTGGGGGTAGGTATCACTACCCCCATATTCGGTCTGAACTCCAGGCACCCCGGCGAAAAGGTGATCCCGGTAATCCCTAAAAACGTGGATTTCGAGGATGCTGCAAAAATGATAAACGATGCCCTTTTGAGAGGCGTCGATGTCCAGGGCGCTATTGTTCAAAAGGACGACGGTGTATTGATATCCAACAGGCTGACCAAAAAAATCCCTATCGTCGATGAAGTATCGCTCATCGAAAAGGTTCCTCTGAATATGCCGGCCTGCATCGAAGTGGCCGAACCGGGATTTACTATCAAGACCCTCTCGAACCCTTACGGAATAGCCTCGGTGTTCAACTTAACCCCTGAAGAGACCAAAAATATAATCCCCATCGCCAGGGCGCTGATAGGCAATCGCTCGGCTGTGGTCATAAAGACACCCCGGGGCGACGTAAAGGAGAGGAAGATCCCTGCAGGCCAGATAAAGTTGAAAGGCAGAAACGGCACACTGGTGGTCGATCTGGAAGAAGGCGCCGACAAAGTCATGCAGGCTTTGGAGCAGGTCTGGCCTTTGGTCGATGTGGAAGGGACTCCCTCCACCAATGTGGGCGGCCTTATAGCCCGGGTTAAAGAAGTGATGGGGCAGGTCACCTACCAGGATATGAGGAAAATCAAAATTCAGGACATACTGGCGGTGGATGTGCTGGTGCCCCAGAGGGTGACGGGTGGGATAGCCGAGGAGTTTTTCACCGAGGATGCGGTGGCCGTGGCGGCCATGGTGAAAAGCTCGAAACTACCCATGGAGAAGATAGCTGAAAAAGTGGAAAGAGAATTGAATATTCCTGTAGAAATAGCAGGCGTCGAAGCCAATATGGCCGTATTGGGGGCCCTGACTACGCCCGGGACCGATGTTCCTGTAGCTGTTCTGGACCTCGGTGGAGGATCTACCGATGCGGCCTTCATGAACAGGAAAAAGGAAGTAGTCAGCATCCACATGGCGGGGGCCGGGGAAATGGTGAATATGATAATAGCCGCGGAACTGGGACTTTCCGACAGGCAATTGGCGGAAGACATCAAGCGCTACCCGGTGGCCAAGGTGGAGAGCCTGTTTTCCATAAGGATGGAAGACGGCACCGTCCGCTTTTTCGAAAAACCCCTGGACCCGCAGACTTTTGCGAGAGTATGCCTGCTGAAGGAGGGAAGTCTGGTCCCGCTTCCTCCGGACTTGCAGCTGGAGAAAGTGAGGCAAGTCAGGAGGAAGGCAAAGCAGAAGGTTTTTGTGTCCAATGCGGTGCGGGCTCTTTCAAAAGTGGCGCCTTCGGGCAATCTCCGGCTGATCGATTTCGTAATAATGGTAGGGGGTTCCGCCCTGGACTTTGAGATCCCCGAGATGATTTCGGAAGCCCTGGCCGGTTACGGTATCGTTGCCGGCAGGGGAGAGATAAGAGGCAGTGAAGGGCCGAGGAATGCGGTGGCGACCGGATTGGTGCTCTCGGGGTGGGAAGGGAAGCCATGA
- a CDS encoding flavoprotein: MEDLKEKIREIVMEVVKKYYSEKVLVVVTGGIVNFDVSLRELAALKREREISYTLLFSRNAAKIHDVKAVTRQLEPERVVIDGEEIKCIRKFLKPFKAVVVAALSRNTASKIANLFSENLTAEVIIDALMLGIPVIAARDAADPCSEVWRDLGFIWMGTALRKAYEDVLKKVEEYGVVLCDSDELKQKLEAVLWQPKAKAPDGVRGVASSGAYIEKNIVTVQDLIPFRGKSDEICIPQNAILTPLAVDFIRENGVKVYRK, translated from the coding sequence TTGGAAGACCTGAAGGAAAAAATAAGGGAAATCGTGATGGAAGTCGTAAAAAAATATTATTCCGAGAAAGTCCTGGTTGTCGTCACAGGGGGCATCGTAAACTTCGATGTATCGCTGAGGGAATTGGCTGCACTGAAAAGAGAGCGGGAGATATCTTATACTCTGCTCTTCAGCCGGAATGCCGCTAAGATCCACGATGTGAAGGCGGTCACGCGGCAGCTTGAGCCGGAGAGGGTAGTAATCGACGGAGAAGAAATAAAGTGCATAAGGAAGTTTCTAAAACCCTTTAAAGCCGTAGTCGTGGCGGCCTTAAGCAGAAACACCGCATCCAAAATAGCAAACCTTTTTTCGGAAAACCTCACCGCCGAAGTAATTATCGATGCTCTGATGCTGGGCATCCCGGTGATAGCCGCAAGGGATGCAGCGGACCCCTGTTCGGAAGTGTGGCGGGACCTGGGCTTTATCTGGATGGGGACCGCTCTGCGGAAGGCCTACGAAGACGTTTTGAAAAAGGTAGAGGAATACGGCGTGGTTTTGTGCGATTCGGATGAGTTAAAACAAAAGCTTGAAGCGGTCTTATGGCAGCCGAAGGCAAAAGCCCCTGACGGCGTGCGGGGCGTGGCTTCATCCGGGGCGTATATAGAAAAAAATATAGTCACCGTTCAGGACCTGATACCTTTCCGCGGAAAAAGCGATGAAATATGTATCCCGCAAAATGCGATCCTTACCCCGCTCGCTGTGGACTTTATCAGGGAAAACGGCGTTAAAGTCTATAGAAAATGA
- a CDS encoding BMC domain-containing protein, protein MKGDGAFGLVETVGLVAAIEAADAGSKAADVKIIGYEMARGGGLTTIKFAGDVAAVKAAVDAAKAAAERVGRVYAVHVISRPADQIRPLFGGNIEKEKEGGEPGETAGSSERESHEDIPGSSESSCNICKDPACPRKKGEPRSYCIHYKKR, encoded by the coding sequence TTGAAAGGAGACGGAGCTTTTGGTCTGGTGGAAACCGTGGGGCTTGTAGCCGCGATAGAGGCGGCGGATGCGGGCTCGAAGGCTGCCGATGTGAAAATAATAGGTTATGAAATGGCCCGGGGTGGGGGCTTGACTACAATCAAGTTCGCCGGCGATGTGGCGGCGGTGAAAGCGGCGGTGGACGCGGCAAAAGCGGCGGCCGAGAGAGTGGGGCGCGTCTACGCCGTCCACGTCATATCGAGGCCCGCGGACCAGATCAGGCCGTTATTCGGGGGAAATATAGAAAAAGAAAAAGAGGGCGGGGAGCCGGGAGAGACGGCTGGATCGAGTGAGCGGGAATCCCATGAAGATATTCCGGGCTCCAGCGAATCCAGCTGCAATATTTGCAAAGACCCCGCCTGCCCCAGGAAAAAAGGGGAACCCCGCAGCTACTGCATCCACTATAAAAAAAGATGA
- the eutJ gene encoding ethanolamine utilization protein EutJ, protein MDLTGEKLCEKFASCVNSRPLKRAARYRVGVDLGTANVVVAVVDEDGRPVAGKLKRAQVVRDGLVVDFVGARDILTKMVRELCEELGEELVDAACAVPPGTGAADSKATMYVVEASGLEVRNIVDEPSAAAKVLGITDGAVVDIGGGTTGISVLRGGKVVYTADEPTGGTHFTLVLAGHFNLPFDEAENIKLDEKNQKRLFPVLKPTMEKVTDITGRHIRGFDVKAVYLVGGASALYGLKDVMADALGLEVVVPRYPLYVTPLGIALSCP, encoded by the coding sequence ATGGACCTGACCGGTGAAAAGCTCTGCGAAAAATTTGCTTCCTGCGTGAATTCAAGGCCCCTGAAAAGGGCTGCAAGGTACAGGGTGGGAGTTGACCTGGGTACAGCCAACGTGGTGGTGGCGGTCGTGGATGAGGATGGCAGGCCGGTGGCCGGAAAATTAAAGAGGGCCCAGGTGGTAAGAGATGGCCTCGTGGTGGATTTCGTGGGGGCGAGGGACATACTCACCAAGATGGTACGGGAGCTTTGTGAGGAATTGGGGGAGGAGCTGGTTGATGCTGCGTGTGCGGTTCCCCCCGGAACGGGAGCGGCGGATTCAAAGGCGACCATGTACGTGGTCGAAGCAAGCGGCCTGGAAGTCAGAAACATAGTCGACGAGCCCTCGGCTGCAGCGAAAGTCCTGGGGATAACCGACGGGGCGGTAGTGGACATAGGCGGCGGCACCACGGGGATATCGGTCTTAAGAGGGGGTAAGGTGGTATACACCGCCGACGAGCCGACGGGAGGCACCCATTTCACCCTGGTTTTGGCGGGACATTTTAATTTGCCTTTCGATGAGGCCGAAAATATTAAGCTGGATGAAAAAAATCAGAAAAGGCTGTTTCCCGTACTCAAGCCTACAATGGAGAAGGTTACGGATATAACCGGGAGGCATATACGGGGTTTTGACGTAAAAGCAGTTTATCTGGTGGGCGGTGCCAGCGCCCTGTACGGCCTCAAGGACGTGATGGCCGATGCCCTCGGCCTTGAGGTGGTCGTCCCCAGGTACCCGCTTTACGTTACTCCGCTGGGCATTGCCCTTTCATGCCCGTAA
- the pduL gene encoding phosphate propanoyltransferase, which yields MSGYPKVTINVSARHVHLSSEHLEILFGKNYRLSPLRELMQPGEFAAKETVIIVGPKGIIQNVRVLGPVRKKTQVEISKTDGFVLGIDPVVRDSGNHEGSSGCVLVGPAGGVRIEEGVIAAMRHIHMPVQFAEKYGIKDRSFLKVLVEGERKVVFDRVLARVSDNFALEMHIDTDEANAAGVRSGDKGFILLE from the coding sequence ATGAGCGGATATCCAAAAGTCACCATCAATGTTTCGGCAAGGCATGTGCACCTTTCGAGTGAGCACCTGGAAATACTGTTCGGCAAAAATTATAGGCTTTCCCCCTTGAGGGAACTGATGCAGCCCGGGGAATTCGCTGCCAAAGAGACGGTCATAATAGTAGGCCCCAAGGGGATTATTCAGAACGTGAGGGTTTTGGGCCCCGTTAGAAAAAAGACCCAGGTGGAGATTTCAAAAACCGATGGTTTTGTCCTGGGGATCGACCCTGTCGTGAGGGATTCGGGAAATCATGAGGGTTCTTCGGGGTGCGTCCTGGTGGGGCCCGCCGGCGGTGTCAGGATCGAGGAAGGAGTCATAGCAGCCATGAGGCACATACACATGCCGGTTCAGTTTGCGGAAAAGTACGGGATTAAGGACAGGAGTTTTTTAAAGGTTCTGGTGGAGGGCGAAAGGAAGGTGGTCTTCGACAGGGTGCTTGCCAGGGTTTCCGACAATTTCGCCCTCGAGATGCACATCGATACCGACGAAGCCAACGCTGCCGGAGTCAGGAGCGGGGACAAGGGTTTTATACTTCTGGAATGA
- a CDS encoding EutN/CcmL family microcompartment protein — protein MIIAKVVGNVVATKKNEGLVGEKLLIVNPIKRKDKNGWSLIEEENLIVAVDSVGAGIGETVLLVTGSTASKIIEHKNAPVDAAIIGIIDEIEMH, from the coding sequence TTGATAATAGCAAAAGTGGTGGGAAACGTGGTGGCGACAAAAAAAAACGAAGGCCTCGTTGGAGAAAAACTCCTGATAGTAAACCCCATCAAGAGGAAGGACAAGAACGGCTGGTCACTAATTGAAGAGGAAAACCTGATCGTGGCTGTGGACAGCGTGGGGGCGGGGATAGGCGAAACGGTGCTTCTGGTGACGGGGAGCACTGCTTCTAAAATTATAGAACACAAAAACGCCCCGGTGGACGCCGCGATAATTGGCATTATCGATGAAATCGAAATGCATTGA